Part of the Lotus japonicus ecotype B-129 chromosome 6, LjGifu_v1.2 genome, CAAAGCCTACCAAAACCCCCTGCAACTCTATTGAAGTTCAACTTGGCTCCAAAAGGTGGCACAAGTTCTTACAAAATAGACCTAAGATATGGCTTTAATATCCCAGCCACATTATCCACATTCACTAGCAAGTGCAAGGAAATAAATTGGGTCAGGGATATAAGGAGTGATTGCCCTGATTGGTTAGCTGTGTATAGTCATGAAGGTAGAAAGATTGGTTGCAAAAGTGCATGTTACACCACTGGTGAATCAAAGCATTGTTGCACTGGTGCCTTTGCTTCTCCTCAAAAGTGTGAGCTGAATGAATACACACAACTTGTTGAGAACAATTGCCCCGATTCTGTTTCTAATGCCTTTGATGACACTCACTTCACATGCCATGGTGGGGCTAGTTTTCAGATAACATTTTGGGCATGGTGAAAGATTGCAATCAATCACTAGTGTATCACTATAGTACGTATATATGTTTACAATCTGTTAGGATGCAAACCAAAGATATTTGGTGCTTACTACCATACCACAACACTTAGTTGAGGTATGATTCATGAGATGATGTGTCCCAATCAAATAAATTCAgggtttaattaaaaaaatatatatgttatGTTACATATGGAACTTTGTTCTTTTATTTCTGTAACAGATTTGAAGCAAAAACTTTGTTCTTCATGTTCTTCTTTCATCCAATATCTCCCTTTCATAGCCTCTTTTCTCCTTAGTTCTGATTTGGGTGAAAAAGTGGGTTTCATTGAAGAAGTGGGCTTCACTATAGATTTGATGTTAGGGTTGCGGTGGGAGAGAGAAACCCAATCCTCCCCAACCTCAACACCACCATCCAACGAGAAACCCTGAAATTTATCACCAAGCTTCAACCTTTTCTCTGATATATGTTGTGTCCCTCCCAGATCTGCCCCCAATTCGTGAAATCCTCAGCAGGGTCCACAAAGTATGAATCTTTCTGGTTCAGAACCGGTCCCCCATGTACCCATGAGAGAGGCTTGGGAAATCGGTGTTTGCGGCTATACAAAAGCAATACTATCGTTGGAAGGGCAACAAGATGACAAGATGATTGAGAAGGTGAAGCGGCATGAGAAAGAAGAAGTGGAGTTTGTGAAAGGATCAAGAAATCGAACTGGGTGTGCATAGAAAGCTCTGGATCCGATTTGGTGATTCAttcctctttttctcttttccaGATCTGTGTTGTGGCTGGGTTTTGGTGTTCATGTTTTCTGTCTTTCTTATGGAAG contains:
- the LOC130726868 gene encoding thaumatin-like protein 1b — its product is MDVQVLLSFMFLTIFFSTGNAAGKPDPYAGKVEIMLLNGGHQTIWPGVHTKTGHQIVPTGFKLEPRDIYHIKVPDSWSGTIWARTGCSGNPNTTFHCDVGDCGTHNIHCHQSLPKPPATLLKFNLAPKGGTSSYKIDLRYGFNIPATLSTFTSKCKEINWVRDIRSDCPDWLAVYSHEGRKIGCKSACYTTGESKHCCTGAFASPQKCELNEYTQLVENNCPDSVSNAFDDTHFTCHGGASFQITFWAW